DNA sequence from the Lysinibacillus sp. OF-1 genome:
CATACCCAACTAATCAGTATGATAGCATTAAGGATTTACAAAATATAGCATTATTAGGTCGACCAGAATTATCATATTCTTATATCGGTTTTAAATTAGGAAAATATGATACAACAAATAAACTAAACGTATTTGATGAAAAGTCAAAAATGAACAGTATTGAATTACGTCAGGCAGTTGCTTATGCAATGGATGTTGAAGGTGTCGCTGAAAAGTTCTATCAAGGATTACGTGAGCGCGGAAATTCCTTAATTCCACCAGTATTTGCATCATACTATGATTCAACATTAGAAGGCTATAATTATGATCCAGAAAAAGCAAAAGAGCTATTAGATAAAGCGGGCTTTAAAGATGTTGATGGTGATGGTATTCGTGAAGATAAAGATGGTAAAAAATTCTCTATTCGTTTAGCTTCAATGGCTGGTTCTGAAACAGATGAAGCGATTGTTGAATATTTCCGTCAAAACTGGAAAGAAGTAGGTTTAGATGTGCAATTAACAACAGGTCGTCTTATCGAATTTAATGCTTTCTATGATAAGGTACAAGCAGATGATCCAGAAATCGATATGTATCAAGCTGCATGGGGAACTGGAACAAATCCATCTCCTAAAGGTTTATATGGTGAAGGTGCTGAATTTAACTTTAGCCGTTATGTATCACCTGAATTAACAAAATTATTAGACGCTATTGACTCAGAAGAGGCAATGGATCAAGATACACGTACAAAAGCATTCCGAGCGTGGCAAGAATATATGAGTGAAAAAGCAATGGTAGTGCCGACTTTCTTCCGTACAGAAATAATTCCTGTTAATAAACGCGTGAAAAACTGGAATGCTTCTTATGATAATGGAACTACTGATAATCTTCAAACAATTGAATTATTAGCTGATCAACCTATTAAATAGTTTTATTATTAATCTAAAAGAGCGGCTTTTCTACAAAGAAGAAAAGCCGCTTTTTTAATAATACAGCTTAAAAAAAGAATAATTAGATTAATTATTCAACGTAAAACAACAGCCTAATAAGCTGACTATTGTCTAGTGAATGATAGGAGGTTAAGGCCACTCTAAGCAAAGCTTGAAGCCACAATTAGGAGTAGGACTGGTTCCCATAATAAAAGCAAACAAAATAGTTTTAGTACATTTTTTAATGTTCAACAATTCTAATCATATTATGCCAAATAATTGTAAATCTTGTCATATATCAAAAAGGAATTTCATACATATAGAAGAGGAAGATTTTTAAAAGGAAAAACTCCCGTCACAGTAGTAAAACTGTAGACAGGAGTTCAAGTTTTATCGATTATTAACCCAAGTTTTAACTAAATCAGCAGTGCCATATACATAGTGTTGGTTGCCTACTTCATGATACGATGCACTTTCGTCAACTTCAGTATGCTTGTACGGAATACGTTGACGACGTTTCTCTGACATTGGATCAGGAAGTGGGATTGCTGATAATAAAGATTTTGTATACGGGTGGACAGGGTGATTGTAAATATCATCTGCTTTACCGATTTCCATGATTTTACCGCGGTACATAACAGCAATACGGTCACTGATGTATTTTACCATCGAAAGGTCATGAGCAATGAAAAGATATGTTAAGCCACGTTCTTTTTGAAGTTGTTTTAACAAGTTAACAACTTGAGCTTGGATCGATACGTCAAGCGCAGAGATTGGCTCATCAGCAATGATAAACTTAGGATCTAAGCTTAGCGCACGGGCAATCCCAATACGTTGGCGTTGACCACCAGAGAATTCATGTGCGTAACGATTCGCGTGCTCTTTGTTTAAACCAACAGCTTCAAGTAGCTCTTGAATTTTTGCACGACGTTCTTTTTTATCCTTGTAAAGGCCATGAATATCAAAGGCTTCACCAATGATTTCACCAGCCGTCATACGAGGATTTAAAGAAGCGTAAGGGTCTTGGAAAATCATTTGCATTTGGCGGTTAAAATTCTTTAACTCATTTTTAGATTTTTTTCCATGAACGTTTTCACCATCGAAAACAATCTCGCCACCTGTAATATCATATAATCGAATGATTGAACGACCCGTTGTTGACTTTCCACAACCTGATTCGCCTACAAGACCAAGTGTTTCCCCTTCATAAACATCGAAGCTAATACCATCTACGGCTTTGATTGGATTACTTGGTGATCCAAAATGCTGCTTTAAGTTTTTAATTTCAAGAATTTTTTTAGCACCAGTTTTAGTCATTTTCTTGTGCCTCCTTTGCTAAATACCCTTCAATACGTTTAGCAACTGCTTCAGGAAGAGGAATCTTTGGTGCGTCAGGATGCAATAACCACGTTTTTGCAAAATGCGTTTCACTTACTTGAAACATTGGTGGCTCTTGTTCATAATCAATCGCCATAGCATACTCGTTACGAGCTGCAAATGCATCACCCTTAGGTGGATTCGTAAGATCTGGTGGTGAGCCTGGAATCGTACGTAATAGCTCATCAGTATCATTATCTAAATCTGGCATTGAACCAAGTAGGCCCCATGTGTAAGGATGCTTTGGATTATAGAAAATATCATTTACAGTACCATATTCAACGATTTGTCCAGCGTACATTACCGCTACACGGTCAGCGATATTCGCCACTACACCTAAATCGTGTGTAATGAAAATGATAGATGTTTTCGAGTTCTTTTGAATTTCCTTCATAAGCTCTAAAATTTGTGCTTGAATAGTTACATCTAGGGCTGTTGTTGGCTCATCGGCAATCAAAAGCTTAGGATCAGCTGCAAGGGCGATCGCAATAACAACACGTTGACGCATACCACCTGAAAATTCATGTGGGTATTGATTATAACGTTTCTCAGGGAAGGGGATACCTACCTGTGTTAAAAGCTCAATGGCACGTTTTTTCGCATCATTTTTGGAAACCTTTTTGTGTTGCAAAATTACTTCAGTTATTTGACGTCCGACCTTCATCGTTGGATTCAAACTTGTCATAGGATCCTGGAAAATCATTGCAATTTCATTTCCACGTACTTTAGACATTTCTTTATCCGTTAACGGAACTAAATCACGGCCATTAAATAAAATTTGTCCTGACTCATAAATACCAGGTGGCTGTGGAATTAGTTTCATTAATGCATTACTTGTAACACTTTTACCCGAACCTGATTCACCAACTATAGCGAGTGTTTCACCTTCCTTTAAATCAAAGTTAACACCACGTACAGCATGAACAAGCCCTGCATAAGTTTTAAAATTAATTTTTAAATCTTTAACTTCAAGAATTGTTTTACTCATTTCGGCCACCTCCTTATTTACGTAGTTTTGGATCTAGGGCATCACGTAAGCCGTCACCAACTGCGTTAAACGCAAAGATTGTTAGTGAGATAAATACTGCTGGGAAAATCAAGCGCCATGGAGCATTCGCAATGGCTTTATTTCCATCAGAAGCCATTGTACCCCAAGAAGCTGTTGGAGCAGGAACTCCAAGACCAAGATAACTTAGGAATGATTCAGTGAAGATAGCAGATGGAATTGTTAAAGTCATCGTTACTAAAATAGCACCAAGAGCATTCGGAACTAAGTGTTTAATAATTAAATGGCCTGTACTAGCACCTAATGTACGAGCTGCAAGAACGTATTCTTGATTTTTAATAGATAATACTTCACCACGTACAATACGTGCCATGTTAATCCATCCAGTGATAGACAAGGCAATAATCATAGGGAATAAACCTGGTTGCATAACAACTAACAGTACGATTACTACTAAAAGGTAAGGGACAGCTGTTAAAACGTCAGCAATACGCATCATAATATTATCAACACGACCGCCTGCTAAACCTGAAATACTTCCCCAAATAACACCGATAATTAAGTCAATAATTGCCGCTGCAATTCCGATAAATAGGGAAATACGAGCTCCTTCCCAAATACGAACGAAAATATCACGACCTAGATCATCTGTTCCAAACCAAAATTGTGCAGATGGAGGTGCATTGTAAACACCAAGCTGATCACTTGATTTATACGGAGAAAGCATTGGTACGAAAATAGCCATTAAAATAACAATGATTAAAATAATTATCCCAATGATGGCCATTTTGTTATGAGAGAAACGGAGAAATACTTCTTTCCAAAAGGAAACGGATTTATCAGCTAATTTTTCCGTTGCTTCATGATTGCCACCAACAATTTTGAACTTATCTTTTTCAATTTGCTGCTGTGTCATTATTTTTTCGCTCCTTTCAGTTTAATACGCGGATCAATCACACTATATAAAATATCAACGATTAATACCGCAAATAAAAGGATGATGGAATAGAACACAGTCGTACCCATAATGACTGTATAGTCACGGTTTGTAATACTTTGTACAAAGTGTTTTCCAAGTCCAGGAATAGCGAAAATTTGTTCAACAATGAAACTACCTGTAACCACACCAGCTGTTAATGGACCTAGGTATGTTACAACTGGTAAAAGAGCATTTCGTAATGTATGGCGGAAAACAACTGTCCATTTTCCAATTCCTTTGGCACGAGCCATTTTTACATAATCACTATTGTTTTGCTCAAGCATACTGGAACGTGTTAATTTTGCGATAAAGCCCATATGTGAAAATGCAATCGCAAGGGCAGGTAAAATGCTGTAACCAAAGCCTTTCCATCCACTAACTGGGAACAATCCTAATTTAAAGGATAAGAAATACTGCATTAAACCCGCCAAAATAAATGAAGGTACTGAAATACCTAGCACCGCAAAGGACGTTGCCAAATAATCCGGGAACTTATTATGGTATAGCGCGGAAACTACGCCAATTAAAACTCCAAATCCAACTGCTAATAGCATAGCCTCAATCCCTAATGTTAGAGACACAGGGAAACTTTCAGAAATCATATCATTTGTAGAACGCGCTTTATACTTCATTGACTCACCGAAATTGAAAGAGGCCGTATCGATTAAATAATCTTTATATTGAATATACCAAGGGTTATTTAATCCATACGTTTCGTTTAACTTCTCCTCGATTTGAGGTGGGAAATTACGTTCACTCGCAAATGGACTACCAGGAGCGAGACGCATTAAGAAAAACGTAACCGTTACGATGACGAAAAGCGCGAGAAGTATATACATCAGCCTTTTCAAAATATATTTAATCACATAAAACTCCTCCTTCTATTTGTCAATTGTCAGACAAATATATGCCTTCGTATTTTAAAAAGAGCTGACTCGAGCCTAAGAGACTACGAGGCAGCTCTCTTTTTATAGAGCTTAATTAAACAATAGAATTATTCAGCAATTTTAACATCTTTAAGTTGAATGATACCGATTCTATCTGGAGACATATTTTGTACTTTATCATCTTTAACATATAAGTTAGTGTAGTAATAAATTGGTCCAACTGGGAATTCAGTCATAGCAATTGCTTCAGCTTGTTTTAAGATTTCAGTACGCTTTGCAGTGTCTATTTCTGAAATAGATTGTTTCAATAAATCTTTATATTGAGCGTTTTCCCAACCAGTATCGTTATTACCGTTGGCAGCAGTATCGTACATTTCTAAGAATGTATAAGCATCGTTGTAGTCAGCAATCCATCCCATACGACCAACTTGATAGTCTAATTGGTTAAGTTTTTCTAAATATACTTGCCATTCAGAGTTATCAAGGTTTACTGAAATTCCAAGGTTTTTGCTCCAACCTTCTTGGATAAATTGAGCGATAGCAGCATGTCCTTCACTTGTATTAAATGAAAGGTTGATACTGATTTCTTTTGGATCAGAAATACCAAGCTCTTTCATTCCAGCTTCAAGTGCAGCTTTTGCTCCTTCAATATCATTGTCTTTATAATAACCACGGTCTTCTTCAAAACCAGAAATTGCAGATGGAACCATACCTAGAGCAGGCTTTTGTTCACCTTTAGTAACATTGTCAATTAAACCTTGGCGATCAATTGCTAATGTTAAAGCTTTACGAATGTTAGCGTTTCCAGTAATTTTATCTTTTGTATTAAATTTGTACCAATAAATAGCTGCATAATCCTCAATTTGTAATGAGCCATCAGCTTTGAAACCATCAATTGCATCAAGTGCTACTGTTTGGTATGGAGAACCTAAGTAGTCAATTTCTCCATTTTTAAACATTGTTACTGCCGTAGCTTCATTCTCAACCATGCCGATATTAACTGTTTCAAGATCTACATTTGCAGCATCCCAGTAATCAGTATTTTTCTTAAGAACTATTGAGTCACTATGTTTCCAAGTATCTAAAACGAAAGGTCCGTTTGTTACATAGTTTTCACCAGCATCAGTGTACCATTCATCATTACCTTCAACTACTTTTTGATTAACAGGTGCGTACGTTTTAAAAGCAGTTAATTCTAAGAAGTAAGCAGTCGGATTTGCTAATGTAACTACTAAAGTTTTATCATCTTCAGCTTTAATTGCTACATCATCAACAGAACCTTCACCAAGATTGTAAGCTTCAGCACCTTTAATTGGGTAGAATACAGAAGCATATTCCGATAGGTTTTCAGGATTTAAAGCCCATTTCCAAGCATATTCGAAGTCACCAGCAACTACTGGATCTCCGTTTGTCCATTTTGCATCACGTAAATGGAAAGTGTAAGTAAGCCCATCTTCACTTACATCCCATTTCTCAGCCATTGCTGGAGTTGATTTACCTTCTTTGTCTGTACGTGTTAAACCTTCAAAAATGTTAATTAATACTGCGCTAGATGTAGAATCCGTCGCAAGTTGTGGATGTAAAGATGGTGGTTCAGAAGCTACAACTAGGTTTAAGTCTTTAGAAGCTGTCCCAGAAGAACCTGAATCTTTTCCATCGTCTTTAGATTTTTCAGACGAATCTCCACCGAAGCCACATGCAGCAAGTACTAAAGAAAATACTGCAAGAACTGTTAATAATAAAAACTTTTTGTTTTTATTCATGTGAATCCCCCTTATACAATTTTTAAGCCTTTTGTGAAGCTCCTATTTAATATACCAAAAAAATCATTGTGCACAAAATAAAAAAGATTCAAATTTATATAGTATTATCTGACATTTAATAGAGTGATAAATTTTTCTGATTTATCACTCTAATGGAATAGAGTGTTTATATGATAATATTTTG
Encoded proteins:
- a CDS encoding ABC transporter ATP-binding protein, producing the protein MTKTGAKKILEIKNLKQHFGSPSNPIKAVDGISFDVYEGETLGLVGESGCGKSTTGRSIIRLYDITGGEIVFDGENVHGKKSKNELKNFNRQMQMIFQDPYASLNPRMTAGEIIGEAFDIHGLYKDKKERRAKIQELLEAVGLNKEHANRYAHEFSGGQRQRIGIARALSLDPKFIIADEPISALDVSIQAQVVNLLKQLQKERGLTYLFIAHDLSMVKYISDRIAVMYRGKIMEIGKADDIYNHPVHPYTKSLLSAIPLPDPMSEKRRQRIPYKHTEVDESASYHEVGNQHYVYGTADLVKTWVNNR
- a CDS encoding ABC transporter ATP-binding protein, with protein sequence MSKTILEVKDLKINFKTYAGLVHAVRGVNFDLKEGETLAIVGESGSGKSVTSNALMKLIPQPPGIYESGQILFNGRDLVPLTDKEMSKVRGNEIAMIFQDPMTSLNPTMKVGRQITEVILQHKKVSKNDAKKRAIELLTQVGIPFPEKRYNQYPHEFSGGMRQRVVIAIALAADPKLLIADEPTTALDVTIQAQILELMKEIQKNSKTSIIFITHDLGVVANIADRVAVMYAGQIVEYGTVNDIFYNPKHPYTWGLLGSMPDLDNDTDELLRTIPGSPPDLTNPPKGDAFAARNEYAMAIDYEQEPPMFQVSETHFAKTWLLHPDAPKIPLPEAVAKRIEGYLAKEAQEND
- a CDS encoding ABC transporter permease, which gives rise to MTQQQIEKDKFKIVGGNHEATEKLADKSVSFWKEVFLRFSHNKMAIIGIIILIIVILMAIFVPMLSPYKSSDQLGVYNAPPSAQFWFGTDDLGRDIFVRIWEGARISLFIGIAAAIIDLIIGVIWGSISGLAGGRVDNIMMRIADVLTAVPYLLVVIVLLVVMQPGLFPMIIALSITGWINMARIVRGEVLSIKNQEYVLAARTLGASTGHLIIKHLVPNALGAILVTMTLTIPSAIFTESFLSYLGLGVPAPTASWGTMASDGNKAIANAPWRLIFPAVFISLTIFAFNAVGDGLRDALDPKLRK
- a CDS encoding ABC transporter permease; translation: MIKYILKRLMYILLALFVIVTVTFFLMRLAPGSPFASERNFPPQIEEKLNETYGLNNPWYIQYKDYLIDTASFNFGESMKYKARSTNDMISESFPVSLTLGIEAMLLAVGFGVLIGVVSALYHNKFPDYLATSFAVLGISVPSFILAGLMQYFLSFKLGLFPVSGWKGFGYSILPALAIAFSHMGFIAKLTRSSMLEQNNSDYVKMARAKGIGKWTVVFRHTLRNALLPVVTYLGPLTAGVVTGSFIVEQIFAIPGLGKHFVQSITNRDYTVIMGTTVFYSIILLFAVLIVDILYSVIDPRIKLKGAKK
- a CDS encoding peptide ABC transporter substrate-binding protein, yielding MNKNKKFLLLTVLAVFSLVLAACGFGGDSSEKSKDDGKDSGSSGTASKDLNLVVASEPPSLHPQLATDSTSSAVLINIFEGLTRTDKEGKSTPAMAEKWDVSEDGLTYTFHLRDAKWTNGDPVVAGDFEYAWKWALNPENLSEYASVFYPIKGAEAYNLGEGSVDDVAIKAEDDKTLVVTLANPTAYFLELTAFKTYAPVNQKVVEGNDEWYTDAGENYVTNGPFVLDTWKHSDSIVLKKNTDYWDAANVDLETVNIGMVENEATAVTMFKNGEIDYLGSPYQTVALDAIDGFKADGSLQIEDYAAIYWYKFNTKDKITGNANIRKALTLAIDRQGLIDNVTKGEQKPALGMVPSAISGFEEDRGYYKDNDIEGAKAALEAGMKELGISDPKEISINLSFNTSEGHAAIAQFIQEGWSKNLGISVNLDNSEWQVYLEKLNQLDYQVGRMGWIADYNDAYTFLEMYDTAANGNNDTGWENAQYKDLLKQSISEIDTAKRTEILKQAEAIAMTEFPVGPIYYYTNLYVKDDKVQNMSPDRIGIIQLKDVKIAE